In the Solanum pennellii chromosome 5, SPENNV200 genome, one interval contains:
- the LOC107019346 gene encoding uncharacterized protein K02A2.6-like encodes MDVIRPIEPAASNRHRFILVAIDYFTKWVEAASYKSVTKKVVADFVRNNLICRFGVLEPIITDNGANLNNHLMKEICEQFKIINRKSTAYRPQMNGAVEAANKNIKKILRKMIDKHRGWHKMFPYALLGYRTTVRTSTGVTPYLLVYGTEAVIPVEVEIPSLRIIQEAELSNAEWVSKRIDQVALIVEKRMVAVCHGQLYRQRMTRAFHKRVRARNFEVGQLVLKRIFPHQDEYKGKFVPNWQGPYMVCKVLSGGALVLSQMDGIVWPKPINSDAVKRYYV; translated from the coding sequence ATGGATGTCATCCGTCCTATAGAGCCGGCCGCTTCTAATCGACATAGATTCATCTTGGttgccattgattatttcaccaagtgggtaGAGGCAGCCTCGtacaagtcggtaaccaagaaagtggtGGCCGATTTTGTccgcaacaatctgatatgcagaTTTGGAGTTCTAGAACccatcattactgataacgGTGCAAACCTCAACAATCATTTGATGAAAGAGATATGTGAACAATTTAAGATTATTAATCGAAAGTCAACTGCTTATCGCCCCCAAATGAATGGGGCTGTAGAGGCCgccaacaagaatatcaaaaagattttgaggaaaatgattgacaaacATCGAGGTTGGCATAAAATGTTTCCATACGCTTTACTGGGTTATCGAACGACGGTCAGGACATCAACTGGTGTTACTCCATACTtgctagtatatggaacagaGGCAGTCATACCCGTTGAAGTCGAGATACCGTCATTGAggatcatccaagaagctgagttAAGTAACGCTGAATGGGTTAGCAAACGGATTGATCAAGTAGCTTTGATTGTTGAAAAGAGAATGGTTGCCGTCTGCCATGGCCAGTTGTATAGACAGAGAATGACTCGCGCCTTTCACAAAAGAGTAAGAGCCAGAAATTTTGAAGTCGGTCAGTTGGTTCTTAAGcgtatttttcctcatcaagacgaATACAAAGGAAAGTTCGTGCCAAATTGGCAGGGTCCTTACATGGTTTGTaaagtattatctggaggtgctttggtcctgtcACAGATGGATGGCATCGTATGGCCCAAGCCTATCAACTCAGatgctgtcaagagatactatGTGTGA